In a single window of the Acidobacteriota bacterium genome:
- a CDS encoding CHAT domain-containing protein, with product MTASDALRQAQILLAKGSGEFAAPYFWAAFSSIGGFEK from the coding sequence ATGACCGCGTCAGACGCCTTGCGACAGGCGCAGATCTTGTTGGCCAAGGGATCTGGCGAATTTGCGGCGCCCTATTTTTGGGCGGCATTTTCGTCGATCGGCGGTTTTGAGAAGTGA
- a CDS encoding CHAT domain-containing protein — MMAVRVFELANLRLPKSKLVVLSACDTSGERLVEGEGATGIAQTFLAIGAPIVVAGGWKVDSDATAKLMTVFTRTEAAG, encoded by the coding sequence ATGATGGCGGTTCGCGTTTTCGAACTCGCAAACCTCAGATTGCCGAAATCGAAATTAGTCGTTCTTTCAGCCTGCGACACGTCAGGCGAGAGATTAGTTGAAGGCGAGGGGGCAACGGGCATCGCGCAGACATTTCTTGCGATCGGCGCGCCGATCGTCGTCGCCGGCGGCTGGAAGGTCGATTCTGACGCGACGGCGAAGCTGATGACGGTTTTCACGAGAACCGAAGCCGCGGGATGA